Genomic DNA from Nitratidesulfovibrio vulgaris str. Hildenborough:
CCTCGTTTGATTCAACCATTGGAGCAAGGAGACCGACATGCTCAGCCAGCGTATGAACGATGCCCTCAACGAACAGGTGAAATGGGAGCTCTATTCGAGCTATATGTATCTGTCGATGTCCTCCTATTTCCTGGATAAGGGCCTCGCCGGGTTTGCCAACTGGATGCGTATCCAGGCGCAGGAGGAACTTTTCCACGCCATGCGGTTCTTCGATTTCATCGGCGAAAGAGGCGGGCGGGCAGTCCTTCATCCTGTCGACGCGCCCCCCGCAGAATGGAAGAATCCGCTGGATGCCTTCACTCATACCCTTGAACATGAAAGGCTTGTCACCTCGCGTATCAACGACCTCGTCAACGTCGCCATTGAAGAGAAAGACCACGCCACGAACATCTTCCTTCAGTGGTTCGTGACCGAACAGGTCGAGGAAGAGGATAGCGTCAACGACGTCCTTAACAAGCTTCGCCTCATCAATGGCGAGGGGCAGGGCATGCTGATGCTCGACAAGGACCTTGCGACGCGCGTGTTCACTCCGCCGACGACGGCGTAGCGGCAGACAGGGCGCGCCCTTCATTCAGGGCGCGCCGTCCGACCCGGAACGGTCTTTACCCGGAGGGATTCCATGCAGCAGGCGCCTCGGAGCATTGTCATCGGTGGCGAAGCGGGGCAGGGGCTTGTGACCATCGGCGACATGCTGGTGCGCACACTTATCCGTAGTGGTTATGGAGTGCTGGTAGCCCAGCATTACATGTCGCGGGTGCGGGGAGGGCACAACACCTACAACATCCGGGTCGGTGCCGGAGATGTCCTTGCACCCACGGATGATGTGCATGTGCTCGTCGCGCTCGACCAGCGCACAGTCACGGAACAGGGACCCCGGCTGGGCGATGGGCTGCTCATCCTTGATGAACGTCTCGACCCGGGCTCCCTCAACGCCTTGCGTGTTCCGTTTGCGGCGCTTGCCGGGCGTCCCCTGTATGAGAATATTGCCGCTCTCGGCGTGCTCGCAGCCCTGCTGGGGCTGGAACGTGCCCCGGTCGACCGTCTGGTCGGGGAGGCTTTCCACAAGAAGGGCGATGACGTCATCACGCGCAACCTCGAGGTGCTTGAGGCCGCATGGCGATGGGCATCTGACCATCGTGCCGCATCCGAACCGTTATCCGCGCCGGAAGGGCCGACAGGTCGGATGATGCTGCAAGGGAATGAGGCCATCGCACTGGGGGCACTGGCAGCGGGCGTGAAGTTCTGCGCTTTCTATCCCATGACGCCAGCCACATCGGTCGCCCAGAATCTCATCCTTCATGCGGAGCGCATGGGAGTTGTCGTAGAGCAGGCCGAGGATGAAATCGCCGCCATGAACATGGTGCTCGGGGCCAGCTATGCTGGCGCGAGGGCGCTCGTGCCCACATCGGGCGGAGGGTTTGCGCTCATGACCGAGGGGGTGAGCCTTGCGGGTGTCATGGAACAGCCCGTGGTCATCGTGCTGGCGCAGCGGCCCGGCCCCGCGACGGGGTTGCCGACGCGCACCGAACAGGCAGACCTCGACCTCGCACTCTATGCGGGACACGGAGAGTTCCCCCGTGTCATCTTCGCCCCTGCGACGCCCGAAGATTGCTTCCACCTCACGTACGCGGCCTTCGACCTGGCAGAGCGCTTCCAGATTCCGGCCTTTGTGCTGACCGACCAGTATCTCGCTGATTCCTACAGGCCCGTTGCGCCCTTCGACCTTGACGCGCTGCCGCCGCTTGCCGAGCCTGATTTCTCCACGGACAAGGGGCCGGAGGGCGACAGGTACAAACGGTACGAATTGACCAAAAGCGGTATCTCTCCTCGTAGGATTCCGGGGTTCTCGAAATCCCTGGTACTGGCAGACTGTCATGAGCACACGGAACAGGGATACATCACGGAAGACGCCGGCTTGCGGATTGCCATGAGCGACAAGAGGCTTCGCAAAGGCGATGGACTGCGTTCCATGGCGCTGCCCCCAAGGTGTTTCGGGGATGAAGCGCCTGACTTGCTGCTCGCCTGCTGGGGTTCCAGTGAAGGTGCCGTGGTCGAGGCTGCACAGCGCTTGCGTGCCCGCGGGCGCAAGGTCGGGGTGCTTTCGTTCACACAGGTGTGGCCACTCGAACCTTCGCAGTTTCTTTCCCGGTGCGGGGAGGCCTCCGAGGTCGTGTGCATCGAGGGCAACGCCATAGGGCAGTTCTCTCGCCTGTTACGGCTTGGCGGAGTAACCGTCGGGCGTACGCTCCTTCGCTATGACGGCAGGCCGTTCACACCGGAATGGATCGTCGCGCATCTTACGGCAGGGGATTCGGGAACGTCACACATGCAGACCGCCAAAGGAGCCTCCGCATGACCACCACCATCGAATCTCTTGGGACGTTCGAGACCTCATGGTGCCCCGGATGCGGCAATCATGACATCATGAAGGCCCTGCGGCAGGCCATCGTCGGACTGG
This window encodes:
- a CDS encoding ferritin, which codes for MLSQRMNDALNEQVKWELYSSYMYLSMSSYFLDKGLAGFANWMRIQAQEELFHAMRFFDFIGERGGRAVLHPVDAPPAEWKNPLDAFTHTLEHERLVTSRINDLVNVAIEEKDHATNIFLQWFVTEQVEEEDSVNDVLNKLRLINGEGQGMLMLDKDLATRVFTPPTTA
- a CDS encoding 2-oxoacid:acceptor oxidoreductase subunit alpha, which produces MQQAPRSIVIGGEAGQGLVTIGDMLVRTLIRSGYGVLVAQHYMSRVRGGHNTYNIRVGAGDVLAPTDDVHVLVALDQRTVTEQGPRLGDGLLILDERLDPGSLNALRVPFAALAGRPLYENIAALGVLAALLGLERAPVDRLVGEAFHKKGDDVITRNLEVLEAAWRWASDHRAASEPLSAPEGPTGRMMLQGNEAIALGALAAGVKFCAFYPMTPATSVAQNLILHAERMGVVVEQAEDEIAAMNMVLGASYAGARALVPTSGGGFALMTEGVSLAGVMEQPVVIVLAQRPGPATGLPTRTEQADLDLALYAGHGEFPRVIFAPATPEDCFHLTYAAFDLAERFQIPAFVLTDQYLADSYRPVAPFDLDALPPLAEPDFSTDKGPEGDRYKRYELTKSGISPRRIPGFSKSLVLADCHEHTEQGYITEDAGLRIAMSDKRLRKGDGLRSMALPPRCFGDEAPDLLLACWGSSEGAVVEAAQRLRARGRKVGVLSFTQVWPLEPSQFLSRCGEASEVVCIEGNAIGQFSRLLRLGGVTVGRTLLRYDGRPFTPEWIVAHLTAGDSGTSHMQTAKGASA